Within Sander vitreus isolate 19-12246 chromosome 23, sanVit1, whole genome shotgun sequence, the genomic segment cttgatgtgggtctggcttgtcaggctagtaaCATTTAGCTTTAGCTGGCAACTTCTTGGAAAAGTCCGGATTCAAGGCAGCAAACATGTTTACATCTGGACAAGGCCTTCATCTGTTGATGATGAAAATAGTTTGTGATGACTGGACTCgtgaaaaaaaggacaaataaaGCTGTAcggggcacctgggtagctcacctggtagagcaggcacccatatatagaggtttactccttgacgcagcggccacaAGTTCGATTCcgccctgcagccctttgctgcatgtcattccccctctcttccctttcatgtcttattATATTATCCATCTGTCTGTACACATGCTTCCCATTGCCTTTTCCAGCACAACCACTTATTATTGAGCTCTGTAGGTGGTTTAATGTTGCCCTTCATTTAGTCCTGCAATGCTTGTTATCTTTCTCCATGATTGTGACTTTGAAAGTTAGCTGTAGGAAGTCTCATGGGTCTGTAAAGTGGTTCCTACAGAATTTAGAAAATGATTTAATGTCATGCTTTTTTCCCATTTTCCAGACTAGCAAATGAAAGAGAATATACACCATGATAAtcagaggattttttttgttaagattatttgttggggcattttaaggcctttattttcacaggacagatgaagacatgaaagtagggagagagagggggaatgacatgcagcaaagggtcggagttgaacccgtggccactgcgtcgaggagtaaacctctataaatgtgcgcctgctctaccaactgagccaacccggccacaatcAGAGGATTTTAAATGATAGTTTTTCCCATTTTTAGTGCAAATGGCACACTTTTTATGTTAAATCAAGCCTAATGACCACAGTGTCTCAGATGGGAGTTTTCTACCCATATGGTCATGAGTTTTGGATCCGTGACCAAATGCCGATCTATTTATGGCCCTGAGCATGAAATGGTTTTGGGAAATTAGGCTCGAGCCTGGGCAGCTGGCGCTGTCTATCATTTATTGCCTCTGCATCAAAGTGGGGGAAAGCTGTGTTTAAAGAAGTGGAACAGAGAGTCATTTCATGTTTCCCTCTATTCTCCATTTAGATCTCCTCTCTGGTGACCTTACAGCTGTTGACTCAGGTCAGTCATGACGACCAGCTCGATGCCCCAAAGTACAAATGTGCCGTTTCTATGGACTTCATCTGTGCCAtctccaggtgtgtgtgcatgtctggtAATACAATATGACTCAGACTGAAGGCAGATTTATTCAAGTTAATTAACcttttacaagttttttttttttttttcacacagaaTGTGCTTTGTGTGATTTATCTTCTAGGACGGTGAATTTTGAGATTGTCAAGTACCTTTATGACTTCTTGTGAGCCGGCTGAGAATAAAGGAGAGGCGACACAAAGGGACAGCAAGACAAAAGGGggattaatacatttaaagacAAGCAAAATGAGGAGCTCAGACTATTGTTGAGAATTGTGTGGAGAAAAATTCATCCAATTATGTCGCTGCCCCCTTGTGGAGGATCACTGGGTTTATGTTTTTCTTGTAAAGTCATGTTGAATAATTGAtttgtataaaataaatgctgtattgatactttcactttcaatatttttgttttagtctCTGTTCAGTTTGCTATGTATTTATCCAAAGAGTTTTACTTTAGATGTGGTATCTTCTTTTATAATACAAATAGAGCCAGTATATAATATAGTTCATTCTgcttaaaataatgaaaaagatGAATACGATGCAAGTTTAGCCTTGGCACCTTACCAATCATCGTCCTTGCTCAAAGGGAGAATTTTGTCACCTTTGTTTATCCTGTTGTATGAGGTGATTTACTCTTCAAGTCATACTGATAATAAATCACAATATAGTAAAACGCAGTTTTATACACACAACAATACCACAAAACAACAAGCTGGTATTTTGCCTTCTGcttcaactttatttaaaatgtaaaaaaaaaaaggtaaaaatttGAGAATCTGAACAAGTAATCAAATAAGTATGGATGTTAAGCACACTGCAGAGTCATAGCTTCGTCCTGTGAACCCCACAGGCAAGaatgggtaaaaaaaagaaaaaaaaaaaaaaaagaaaagagattgAAGTATTTTGAGGCAGAAGAACTCCGACCCAGAAAAGCACTGAGTGCATATAATTGCCACTTTGCTCCACTATCTCCTCTTTTATCCTGCGGGGTATCTGTGGGTAAATGGACCGTCTGAGAGATCATCCCTTGTGCCAAGGTGGCCTTTTGGGGAGAGCTCAGCATAGATAAACAAGGACAATGACCAGTTTGCAAAGGTTGACTGAGTCATCCAAATGCATTTAAAGTGCACACGTTTCACTCTTTTTCGAGATTTGAAATAAGACATGTCAGAGTTTGCAGTATTAAACTGGATTCAATCCTAAAAGAAATCGCAGTCTATAAATGACGTTTTTATTAGAGGCCATGTCTTGAATCTCTCGGGTTAAATCATGAATGAGGATGAGGTAGTTTGGATGGGCAGATCCTAAATGCTGTGCCTCCTCTTGTCAATCATGGCCACGATGTGTGTGAGGTCCAGACTTTTCATCATCACTTCCATGAAATCTTCGTCACTGCGAGCGCCGGCCACAAACTCCTCCAAGGAAAGCTCGCCTGTTGGAGGGAAAagattatatttacatttttgaagtaCAAAGACATTAAATACATGCATTGGTTTAAAAGAGTACTccactgatttagcattgcacttctaGGTATAGCATTGTCGCACTTACCTTTTATAACAGATTGTTATTGTGTTCAACCGCCACCTACAGAATATCTTCTTATTGTGCTTGTTGTTGTGTTCCCTGACTCAGGACAGCACTGGAGCTGATAAATGTTTACCTGCTGTCCACCCACGATCGATTTCTTAAAAAATCTTCCTATACAGTGCCAGAACACACTCACTGgccgcccagatagctcagttggtagagcaagcgcccatatagaggtttacttctcgacgcagtgggcctgggttcgactccaacctgctgcACGtcatctccccctctcccctttcatgtcttttgcTGTCCTATCAAGATAAAGGcccgaaaatgcccaaaaaagaatctatAAAAATAATAGAAGAACATACTCACCATCTCCGTTTATGTCAATCCGGTCAAACACACGGTTAGTGAAATCCTCAGCAGATCCATCCTCACTTTCATTCCCATTGATTGCACGGATGGCCTGCGGGAACAGAATAAAATCACTATGCCATATTAAGgcatttcatctcagcccccctaaaaattataataatacaaaaaaaaacttggtgCTTCAAGTGAGGGTTTtttgaacttgtctgttagtgacagaggacaaacaattacaggttcaaagggcttaaAACAGGTTAaatatcctgtgtgtctgtcgccgacgctatgcacctgtaacccagtcaaggaaagggttaacagaaacgtagtgttggccaatcagaggtggTCGTGCCAGACTCcagcctttggctgagtctctatctaatctgtcagagggagagcaggagtgcggttgtaaagtctaacgttggtagtccccagagaagaagttggtgatttcatggcgcagattagaaccaAACTCAAATttcaaattgaaacgtaagcaactaaaattgctgaatgttaaaacattgtgtcaaattggtcgttattactgtgacttataaagtgtcaggtttagttccatcatagtgttaatagCGTCAAAAAatgttagctgacgttgttgttcagtagctagctcagagatgatcggctaatgaaattactgatttagcagggggggttaacacttttgcaaggcactgtgtcacattctcattaggggctgagcccccctaaaggtctgatcctagaatcgcccctggccTTGGCCTACTGTACCTTTATGATGTTGAGGAGCTCATGTCGGTCAATGCAGCCGTTGCCATCCACATCATAAAGTTTGAAATACCAGCGCAGCTTGTGCTCCATCTTTCCTCGCATCACCAGACTGAGAGCAGCTACATACTCCATGAAGTCGATGTAGCCATCCTGCAAAAAACATAAATTTttcaaacataa encodes:
- the guca1aa gene encoding guanylyl cyclase-activating protein 1, translated to MGNSTGSIVEDLQAVEMHLWYKKFMTECPSGQLTLHEFKQIFGLRGLDPEANAYIEQMFRTFDMNKDGYIDFMEYVAALSLVMRGKMEHKLRWYFKLYDVDGNGCIDRHELLNIIKAIRAINGNESEDGSAEDFTNRVFDRIDINGDGELSLEEFVAGARSDEDFMEVMMKSLDLTHIVAMIDKRRHSI